One Prunus dulcis chromosome 8, ALMONDv2, whole genome shotgun sequence DNA window includes the following coding sequences:
- the LOC117636492 gene encoding fatty acid amide hydrolase isoform X1: MAKKRAMVAAQNIDLSAVKYEQEEIKAPHLTGLAFKLFVWIVEAPIIGSLIISLLKKQNKMTPLLRNTVIPEAPMFKPEYPPQEPEPGVVSLDEDGKPEDRVEVALKCLPQYDPASCWNGDSTPSFRYWKIRDYAYAYRSKIATPSVVAEHIISVIKEFSNKKPPQPLLISFNPEEVRSQAAASTKRFEEGNPLSILDGIFVAIKDDIDCFPHPSKGGTTWMHEVRTVKKDAVSVSRLRSCGVIFVGKANMHELGMGTTGNNSNYGTARNPHAPERYTGGSSSGPAALVASGLCSAALGTDGGGSIRIPSSLCGVVGLKTTYGRTDIGGSLCDAGTVEIIGPIASTVEDVMLVYSAILGTSLADRISLNPVTFSPPSVPNLSLYDSLNSLGSLRLGKYTAWFNDVYSTDISDKCEDALNLLSKTHGCEMVEIVIPELHEMRTAHLVSIGSECLSSLNPYCEDGHGARLSYDTRTSMALFRSFSASDYVAAQCLRRRIMYHHMEIFKTVDVIVTPTTGMTAPIIPLSALKDGETDMRVTGYLMRFVVAGNLVGLPAISIPVGYDKQGLPIGLQLIGRPWGEASILRLALAIEELSAKSKNRPASFFDVLKSN; this comes from the exons ATGGCGAAGAAGCGTGCGATGGTGGCTGCCCAGAACATCGACTTGTCCGCCGTCAAATACGAGcaagaagaaatcaaag CTCCCCATTTGACTGGCTTGGCTTTTAAGCTGTTTGTGTGGATTGTTGAAGCACCGATCATAGGTTCTTTGATAATCTCATTATTGAAGAAGCAGAACAAGATGACTCCG TTGTTGCGAAATACTGTGATACCAGAGGCACCCATGTTCAAACCTGAATATCCTCCCCAAg AACCAGAACCTGGTGTTGTTTCCCTTGATGAAGATGGAAAACCAGAAGACAGAGTTGAAGTGGCCTTGAAATGCCTTCCACAGTATGATCCTGCTAGCTGCTGGAATGGGGATTCAACTCCATCTTTCCGATACTGGAAGATACGCGATTATGCCTATGCTTACCGTTCCAAGATTGCAACCCCATCTGTG GTAGCGGAGCATATAATTTCAGTTATCAAGGAATTCAGCAATAAGAAACCCCCACAACCTTTGTTGATTTCTTTCAACCCTGAAGAAGTCAGGAGCCAAGCTGCAGCTTCAACAAAGAGGTTTGAGGAAG GGAATCCATTATCTATCTTAGATGGGATTTTTGTGGCAATCAAGGATGATATAGACTGCTTTCCCCATCCATCTAAGG GTGGAACAACATGGATGCATGAGGTGCGCACTGTCAAGAAGGATGCAGTAAGTGTTTCGAGATTGCGTAGTTGTGGTGTGATTTTCGTTGGGAAGGCAAATATGCATGAGCTTGGCATGGGTACAACCGGAAACAATTCAAACTATGG AACCGCGAGAAATCCCCATGCACCAGAAAGGTATACAGGTGGATCTTCTTCAGGCCCTGCAGCCCTTGTAGCTTCTGGGCTATGCTCTGCAGCCCTTGGAACTGACGGTGGAG GTTCAATCCGTATTCCTTCTTCACTGTGTGGTGTAGTGGGCTTGAAGACAACATATGGACGAACAGATATAGGAGG GTCATTATGTGATGCAGGGACTGTTGAAATTATTGGACCAATTGCATCTACAGTGGAGGATGTCATGCTAGT GTACTCGGCAATTTTGGGCACCTCTCTTGCAGATAGAATTAGTTTGAATCCGGTAACTTTT tcCCCACCTTCTGTGCCAAATTTGTCATTATATGATAGTTTGAATAGTCTGGGATCCTTGCGACTAGGGAAGTATACAGCG TGGTTTAATGATGTATATTCAACTGATATCTCCGATAAGTGTGAGGATGCTCTTAATCTTCTTTCAAAAACTCATGGTTGTGAA ATGGTAGAAATTGTTATACCCGAGCTACATGAAATGCGTACTGCTCATCTTGTTTCAATTGGATCTGAGTGTCTCAGTTCGCTAAATCCGTATTGTGAAGATGG ACATGGTGCGAGATTGTCATATGATACACGTACAAGTATGGCCCTATTCAGATCATTTTCTGCGTCAGACTATGTTGCTGCCCAGTGTCTTCG GAGAAGGATTATGTACCATCATATGGAGATCTTCAAGACGGTTGATGTCATAGTTACCCCCACAACTGG CATGACAGCACCCATAATTCCATTGAGTGCTCTTAAAGATGGGGAGACAGACATGAGGGTTACAG GTTATCTTATGCGGTTTGTCGTTGCGGGAAATCTTGTCGGACTTCCTGCCATTTCTATACCC GTTGGCTATGATAAACAAGGACTTCCAATAGGTTTGCAACTGATTGGCCGCCCATGGGGGGAAGCATCAATTTTGCGTTTGGCTTTGGCAATAGAG GAACTCTCTGCGAAGTCCAAGAATAGGCCTGCATCATTCTTTGATGTCCTAAAATCCAACTAA
- the LOC117636493 gene encoding phosphoglycerate mutase-like protein 1 isoform X1 produces MDTGSSPSLFPLHRCKTIHLVRHGQGIHNVEGAKNYKKLMKPEYFDAHLTPLGWQQVDNLRKHVHESGLSKRIELVITSPLLRALQTAVGVFGGEGYTDRMDILPLMVANAGYSERPSISSLNCPPIIAIELCREHLGVHPCDNRRNISDYQFLFPAVDFSLIESDEDILWKANVRELKEEVAARGLKFLNWLSTRKEKEIAIVTHGGFLFHTLSALLNDCDPLEKKEMCKHFTNCELRSMVIVDRSMTGSDSSTTNYPGKIPDGLDLPSDVASENLEKEKSNLV; encoded by the exons ATGGACACTGGTTCAAGTCCAAGTTTGTTTCCGCTGCACCGATGCAAAACTATTCACCTG GTGAGGCATGGACAAGGAATCCACAATGTAGAGGGAGCTAAGAActacaaaaaattaatgaaaccTGAATATTTTGATGCGCATCTTACTCCACTAGGCTGGCAGCAG GTTGATAATTTGCGTAAGCATGTTCATGAATCTGGGCTTTCCAAGAGGATTGAGTTAGTCATTACATCTCCTTTGCTAAG GGCTCTGCAAACGGCTGTTGGAGTATTTGGAGGTGAGGGCTACACAGACAGAATGGATATATTGCCACTAATGGTGGCAAATGCAGGATATAGTGAGCGTCCTTCAATTTCAAGTCTTAACTGCCCGCCCATCATTGCAATAGAACTTTGTCGAGAGCATTTG GGAGTTCATCCCTGTGATAACAGAAGGAACATCAGCGATTATCAGTTTCTATTTCCTGCGGTTGACTTTTCACTG ATAGAAAGTGATGAGGATATATTGTGGAAGGCAAATGTCAGGGAGCTGAAAGAGGAAGTTGCAGCTAGGGGATTGAAATTCCTGAACTG GTTGTCAacaaggaaagagaaagagatagCAATTGTTACCCATGGTGGATTCTTGTTCCACACACTAAGTGCATTACTAAATGATTGTGACCCtttggagaaaaaagaaatgtgcAAACA CTTTACAAATTGTGAGCTTCGCTCCATGGTCATTGTTGACAGAAG TATGACAGGGTCTGATTCCTCAACAACTAATTATCCAGGAAAGATTCCTGATGGGCTAGATCTCCCTAGTGATGTTGCTAGTGAGAACcttgagaaagaaaagtctAACCtagtttaa
- the LOC117636492 gene encoding fatty acid amide hydrolase isoform X2 produces the protein MAKKRAMVAAQNIDLSAVKYEQEEIKAPHLTGLAFKLFVWIVEAPIIGSLIISLLKKQNKMTPLLRNTVIPEAPMFKPEYPPQEPEPGVVSLDEDGKPEDRVEVALKCLPQYDPASCWNGDSTPSFRYWKIRDYAYAYRSKIATPSVVAEHIISVIKEFSNKKPPQPLLISFNPEEVRSQAAASTKRFEEGNPLSILDGIFVAIKDDIDCFPHPSKGGTTWMHEVRTVKKDAVSVSRLRSCGVIFVGKANMHELGMGTTGNNSNYGTARNPHAPERYTGGSSSGPAALVASGLCSAALGTDGGGSIRIPSSLCGVVGLKTTYGRTDIGGSLCDAGTVEIIGPIASTVEDVMLVYSAILGTSLADRISLNPSPPSVPNLSLYDSLNSLGSLRLGKYTAWFNDVYSTDISDKCEDALNLLSKTHGCEMVEIVIPELHEMRTAHLVSIGSECLSSLNPYCEDGHGARLSYDTRTSMALFRSFSASDYVAAQCLRRRIMYHHMEIFKTVDVIVTPTTGMTAPIIPLSALKDGETDMRVTGYLMRFVVAGNLVGLPAISIPVGYDKQGLPIGLQLIGRPWGEASILRLALAIEELSAKSKNRPASFFDVLKSN, from the exons ATGGCGAAGAAGCGTGCGATGGTGGCTGCCCAGAACATCGACTTGTCCGCCGTCAAATACGAGcaagaagaaatcaaag CTCCCCATTTGACTGGCTTGGCTTTTAAGCTGTTTGTGTGGATTGTTGAAGCACCGATCATAGGTTCTTTGATAATCTCATTATTGAAGAAGCAGAACAAGATGACTCCG TTGTTGCGAAATACTGTGATACCAGAGGCACCCATGTTCAAACCTGAATATCCTCCCCAAg AACCAGAACCTGGTGTTGTTTCCCTTGATGAAGATGGAAAACCAGAAGACAGAGTTGAAGTGGCCTTGAAATGCCTTCCACAGTATGATCCTGCTAGCTGCTGGAATGGGGATTCAACTCCATCTTTCCGATACTGGAAGATACGCGATTATGCCTATGCTTACCGTTCCAAGATTGCAACCCCATCTGTG GTAGCGGAGCATATAATTTCAGTTATCAAGGAATTCAGCAATAAGAAACCCCCACAACCTTTGTTGATTTCTTTCAACCCTGAAGAAGTCAGGAGCCAAGCTGCAGCTTCAACAAAGAGGTTTGAGGAAG GGAATCCATTATCTATCTTAGATGGGATTTTTGTGGCAATCAAGGATGATATAGACTGCTTTCCCCATCCATCTAAGG GTGGAACAACATGGATGCATGAGGTGCGCACTGTCAAGAAGGATGCAGTAAGTGTTTCGAGATTGCGTAGTTGTGGTGTGATTTTCGTTGGGAAGGCAAATATGCATGAGCTTGGCATGGGTACAACCGGAAACAATTCAAACTATGG AACCGCGAGAAATCCCCATGCACCAGAAAGGTATACAGGTGGATCTTCTTCAGGCCCTGCAGCCCTTGTAGCTTCTGGGCTATGCTCTGCAGCCCTTGGAACTGACGGTGGAG GTTCAATCCGTATTCCTTCTTCACTGTGTGGTGTAGTGGGCTTGAAGACAACATATGGACGAACAGATATAGGAGG GTCATTATGTGATGCAGGGACTGTTGAAATTATTGGACCAATTGCATCTACAGTGGAGGATGTCATGCTAGT GTACTCGGCAATTTTGGGCACCTCTCTTGCAGATAGAATTAGTTTGAATCCG tcCCCACCTTCTGTGCCAAATTTGTCATTATATGATAGTTTGAATAGTCTGGGATCCTTGCGACTAGGGAAGTATACAGCG TGGTTTAATGATGTATATTCAACTGATATCTCCGATAAGTGTGAGGATGCTCTTAATCTTCTTTCAAAAACTCATGGTTGTGAA ATGGTAGAAATTGTTATACCCGAGCTACATGAAATGCGTACTGCTCATCTTGTTTCAATTGGATCTGAGTGTCTCAGTTCGCTAAATCCGTATTGTGAAGATGG ACATGGTGCGAGATTGTCATATGATACACGTACAAGTATGGCCCTATTCAGATCATTTTCTGCGTCAGACTATGTTGCTGCCCAGTGTCTTCG GAGAAGGATTATGTACCATCATATGGAGATCTTCAAGACGGTTGATGTCATAGTTACCCCCACAACTGG CATGACAGCACCCATAATTCCATTGAGTGCTCTTAAAGATGGGGAGACAGACATGAGGGTTACAG GTTATCTTATGCGGTTTGTCGTTGCGGGAAATCTTGTCGGACTTCCTGCCATTTCTATACCC GTTGGCTATGATAAACAAGGACTTCCAATAGGTTTGCAACTGATTGGCCGCCCATGGGGGGAAGCATCAATTTTGCGTTTGGCTTTGGCAATAGAG GAACTCTCTGCGAAGTCCAAGAATAGGCCTGCATCATTCTTTGATGTCCTAAAATCCAACTAA
- the LOC117636493 gene encoding phosphoglycerate mutase-like protein 1 isoform X2, whose protein sequence is MDTGSSPSLFPLHRCKTIHLVDNLRKHVHESGLSKRIELVITSPLLRALQTAVGVFGGEGYTDRMDILPLMVANAGYSERPSISSLNCPPIIAIELCREHLGVHPCDNRRNISDYQFLFPAVDFSLIESDEDILWKANVRELKEEVAARGLKFLNWLSTRKEKEIAIVTHGGFLFHTLSALLNDCDPLEKKEMCKHFTNCELRSMVIVDRSMTGSDSSTTNYPGKIPDGLDLPSDVASENLEKEKSNLV, encoded by the exons ATGGACACTGGTTCAAGTCCAAGTTTGTTTCCGCTGCACCGATGCAAAACTATTCACCTG GTTGATAATTTGCGTAAGCATGTTCATGAATCTGGGCTTTCCAAGAGGATTGAGTTAGTCATTACATCTCCTTTGCTAAG GGCTCTGCAAACGGCTGTTGGAGTATTTGGAGGTGAGGGCTACACAGACAGAATGGATATATTGCCACTAATGGTGGCAAATGCAGGATATAGTGAGCGTCCTTCAATTTCAAGTCTTAACTGCCCGCCCATCATTGCAATAGAACTTTGTCGAGAGCATTTG GGAGTTCATCCCTGTGATAACAGAAGGAACATCAGCGATTATCAGTTTCTATTTCCTGCGGTTGACTTTTCACTG ATAGAAAGTGATGAGGATATATTGTGGAAGGCAAATGTCAGGGAGCTGAAAGAGGAAGTTGCAGCTAGGGGATTGAAATTCCTGAACTG GTTGTCAacaaggaaagagaaagagatagCAATTGTTACCCATGGTGGATTCTTGTTCCACACACTAAGTGCATTACTAAATGATTGTGACCCtttggagaaaaaagaaatgtgcAAACA CTTTACAAATTGTGAGCTTCGCTCCATGGTCATTGTTGACAGAAG TATGACAGGGTCTGATTCCTCAACAACTAATTATCCAGGAAAGATTCCTGATGGGCTAGATCTCCCTAGTGATGTTGCTAGTGAGAACcttgagaaagaaaagtctAACCtagtttaa